A single region of the Triticum dicoccoides isolate Atlit2015 ecotype Zavitan chromosome 2B, WEW_v2.0, whole genome shotgun sequence genome encodes:
- the LOC119364119 gene encoding probable serine/threonine-protein kinase PBL7, whose protein sequence is MGCFPCFDSGSDGELLYPKQGGGNGTGGRIAPAASSSGVGAREERPMVPPRVEKLPAGAEKARAKGNAGMKELSDLRDANGNVLSAQTFTFRQLTAATRNFREECFIGEGGFGRVYKGRLDGGQVVAIKQLNRDGNQGNKEFLVEVLMLSLLHHQNLVNLVGYCADGEQRLLVYEYMPLGSLEDHLHDLPPGKEPLDWNTRMKIAAGAAKGLEYLHDKAQPPVIYRDFKSSNILLGDNFHPKLSDFGLAKLGPVGDKSHVSTRVMGTYGYCAPEYAMTGQLTVKSDVYSFGVVLLELITGRKAIDSTRPHGEQNLVSWARPLFNDRRKLPKMADPGLQGRYPMRGLYQALAVASMCIQSEAASRPLIADVVTALSYLASQIYDPNAIHASKKAGGDQRSRVSDSGRTLLKNDEAGSSGHKSDRDDSPREPPPGILNDRERMVAEAKMWGANLREKTRAAANAQGSLDSPTETG, encoded by the exons ATGGGTTGCTTCCCGTGCTTCGATTCGGGCTCCGACGGGGAGCTGCTCTACCCCAAGCAGGGCGGCGGAAATGGCACGGGCGGACGGATTGCGCCCGCGGCATCGTCCTCCGGCGTCGGCGCCCGCGAGGAGAGACCCATGGTCCCGCCGCGCGTCGAGAAGCTCCCCGCAG GGGCTGAGAAGGCAAGGGCAAAAGGCAATGCCGGAATGAAGGAGCTTTCAGATCTCAGGGATGCCAATGGCAATGTCCTTTCTGCGCAGACGTTCACCTTCCGCCAGCTTACAGCTGCCACGAGGAACTTCAGGGAGGAATGCTTCATTGGGGAGGGAGGGTTCGGACGTGTTTACAAGGGCCGTCTTGATGGAGGCCAG GTTGTTGCTATAAAGCAGCTCAATAGGGATGGAAACCAAGGAAACAAAGAATTTCTGGTGGAGGTCCTCATGCTCAGTTTGCTGCATCATCAAAACCTTGTTAATTTGGTTGGTTATTGCGCTGATGGAGAGCAACGCCTTCTGGTGTATGAGTATATGCCCCTTGGATCATTGGAAGACCATCTCCATG ATCTCCCTCCTGGTAAGGAACCGTTGGACTGGAACACTAGGATGAAAATTGCAGCTGGTGCTGCTAAAGGGCTGGAATACCTCCATGACAAGGCACAACCACCAGTTATATATAGAGATTTCAAGTCATCAAATATtctattgggtgataatttccATCCAAAGCTGTCAGACTTTGGTCTCGCTAAATTGGGTCCTGTTGGTGACAAGTCTCATGTCTCTACACGTGTGATGGGAACATACGGCTATTGTGCTCCAGAATATGCTATGACAGGGCAACTTACAGTCAAGTCAGATGTCTATAGCTTTGGAGTGGTGTTGCTTGAGTTGATTACTGGCCGGAAGGCCATTGACAGCACCAGACCTCATGGGGAACAAAACCTCGTGTCATGG GCACGCCCTCTTTTCAATGACAGGCGGAAGCTCCCAAAGATGGCTGATCCAGGGCTGCAGGGAAGATATCCCATGCGTGGGCTCTACCAAGCCCTCGCTGTGGCGTCAATGTGTATTCAGTCAGAGGCTGCTTCGCGACCACTTATCGCTGATGTTGTGACTGCTCTTTCCTACCTGGCGTCCCAAATTTATGATCCTAATGCGATCCATGCCTCGAAAAAGGCAGGTGGCGACCAGCGAAGTAGGGTTTCTGATAGTGGAAGGACGCTCCTGAAGAATGATGAGGCAGGCAGCTCAGGACACAAGTCGGATCGGGATGATTCCCCCAGGGAGCCTCCTCCGGGGATCCTTAATGACAGGGAGAGGATGGTGGCTGAGGCGAAGATGTGGGGTGCGAACCTGCGGGAGAAGACGCGTGCTGCTGCCAATGCACAGGGAAGCCTTGATTCTCCAACTGAAACCGGATAG